The following coding sequences lie in one Arachis hypogaea cultivar Tifrunner chromosome 9, arahy.Tifrunner.gnm2.J5K5, whole genome shotgun sequence genomic window:
- the LOC112710677 gene encoding uncharacterized protein, with product MTMIDETYEFSAPRFFDFINGQTEEDECRAQQWFDTALSYAPSHIRNVEETFQETIKHPQSMTTEIKEDDAPCSEVKEENNTTTSHVVLVDTERSEDICKERAHA from the exons ATGACCATGATCGATGAGACCTACGAGTTCTCGGCACCGAGGTTCTTTGATTTCATCAATGGGCAAACCGAGGAGGACGAGTGCAGGGCTCAACAATGGTTTGATACTGCACTCTCCTACGCACCTTCAC ACATCCGAAATGTTGAGGAGACTTTTCAGGAAACAATTAAACATCCACAAAGCATGACTACTGAAATAAAGGAAGATGATGCACCTTGCAGTGAAGTCAAAGAAGAAAACAACACAACTACTTCTCATGTG GTTCTTGTTGATACGGAAAGAAGTGAAGATATTTGCAAGGAGAGAGCTCATGCTTAG